The Gemmatimonadaceae bacterium region GGCCGAAGCCTGGGGGCGGGGCGCGAGCCTCGACGTCGAGGCCGAAGTCCTGCGCCTCGCCGAGGGCGCGGCGGAGGCCGGCATCGACGGAGTGGTGTGTGGCGGCAGCGAGGCCGGCGCGGTTTCCCGGCGCTTCGGCGACCGTTTGTCGATCCTCGTACCTGGGGTCCGAGCCGCCGGGGAAGGTTCGCAGGACCAGGCGCGTGTCGTCACGCCGAGAGAGGCCGCGACCGCTGGAGCGCGGTATGTCGTGGTCGGGAGGATGGTGACTGGAGCCCCCGACCGTCGGCAAGCAATGCGGGCCGTCGCCCTCGAGCTGGGCTCAGGCGTCGCCTGAGACACGGCGATCCGGAGCGGCTGGACACGGTGGGGTGCCCCGGTTGCGTCCGGCTCCGCGTTCTTCCCCTTGATCGAAGTTACGGTCCTATTTACTGTTAAGGTCTGTCCCGAAACGTCTATCTCGACGCACAAGGCGTGCGTCGTTTTTTGGAGCGTCCGTGAAAGTTCGCACCAGCGTGAAGCCGATCTGCGAGCACTGCAAAGTCGTCAAGCGAAACGGCGTGACTCGCATCATCTGCAAGCGCAACCCCAAGCATAAGCAGCGTCAGGGCTAATCATGGCTCGTATTGCTGGCGTCGATCTCCCTCGCGACAAAAAGGTCGAGATCGGTCTCACGTACATCTACGGCATCGGCCGCAAGAACGCCGCCGAGATCATCAAGAAGAGCGGCGTCGATGCGGCACTGCGCGTGCGCGATCTCACCGACGCGGACGTGAACAAGATCCGCGGCGCGATCGAACGCGAGTACAAGGTCGAAGGTGCGCTCCGCACCGAAGTCGCGATGAACATCAAGCGGTTGATGGACATTGGTTCGTACCGCGGCATCCGGCACCGCAAGGGTCTGCCGGTCCGCGGTCAGCGCACGCACACGAACGCGCGCACGAAGAAGGGTCCGCGCCGCGCGATCGCCGGCAAAAAGAAAGTCACCAAGTAATCCCGACACACAGAGACATCCTTTCGTATGGCGACAGGGAAGAAGGCAAAGCGGGTGGTGGAGGCTGAAGGCATCGCGCACGTGAGCGCGACCTTCAACAACACCACCATCACGATCACGGATTCGCACGGGAACGCGGTGTCGTGGGGCTCGTCGGGCAAGGCGGGCTTCAAGGGCTCCAAGAAGAGCACACCGTTCGCGGCGACGGTCGCGGCCGAGCAGTGCGCGCGCGAGGCGTTGACCGCCGGCGTGAAGCGTGTGCACGTCCGCGTGCAGGGTCCGGGCTCCGGACGCGAATCGGCGATCCAGGCGCTCGCGACCGCGGGCCTCCAGGTGAAGTCGATCAAGGACGTGACGCCGATCCCGCACAACGGCTGCCGTCCCCCGAAGCGACGGAGAGTCTGAGCCATGGGTCGCTACACGGGGTCCAGCTGCAAGCAGTGCCGCCGGGAAGGCACGAAGCTCTTCCTGAAGGGCAGCAAGTGCTACACGGAGAAGTGCCCGGTCGAGCGTCGTCCGTACGCGCCTGGCCAGCACGGCCAGAGCACGGCGCGCCGCCGCAAATCGTCGGAGTACTCGAAGCAGCTCCGCGAAAAGCAAAAGATCAAGCGAATCTACGGGCTCAGCGAGCAGCAGTTCCGCAACACGTTCGAGAAGGTCACGACGCTGCCCGGGATCACGGGCCACAACCTTCTCGCGGCACTCGAGAGCCGTCTGGATAACATGATCTACCGCATGGGTTTCGCCGCGAGCCGTAAAGGAGCGCGTCAACTCATTCGGCACCGCCATGTCGAAGTCAACGGCAGGACGGTGGACATTCCCAGCTTTGCCGTGGCGCCCGGACAAGAGGTGCGCATTCGGCAGAAGTCGCGCGAGATCGTGCCTGTCCTTCAGTCGATGGAGCAGTCGTCGCGCGCACCGTCGCTGTCGTGGCTCGCCGTCGATCGCGACACGTTCAGTGGCCGGATGTTGGAGCGCCCACAGCGCCCGAGCATCCCCATCGCGGCGCAGGAGCAACTGGTCGTCGAGCTCTACTCGAAGTAGACCGGACGAGCGCCGCAAGCAGTACCGCAGTACCGAAGCACGGTCGGGACCCTTACTCCCCCTCGAGTCTGCCGCGCGTAAGGGGCGGGGCAGAGCGATGCCGGGCAACCGGCAAGACCACAGGAATGTCATCACATGCCTAACACGATTGATCTCCGCGGGCTCGTTCGCCCGCAGCTCGTTGAGTCCACCAAGCGCGACGACAACCCGAACGTCGCTGAATTCCGTCTCCAGCCGCTGGAGCGCGGGTTCGGCCACACGCTCGGCAACTCGATGCGTCGCATGCTTCTCTCATCGCTCCGCGGCTCTGCCGTCTGGGCGTTCCGCATCGACGGCGTCGTGCATGAGCACCAGACCATCCCGGGTGTCGTCGAGGACGTCCACCAGATCATCGCCAACCTCAAGTCGTTGACGCTGATCCTGGCCGACGACGTCGAAGAAGTCGTCCTCCACATCACGCGGACCGAGGCCGGCCCGGTCACCGCGGGCGACATCAGTGCCTCGGGCGGCGCGCGCATCATCGAACCCGGGCACCACCTGTTCACGCTCCAGGACGACCGCGACCTCAACGTCGACCTGTACGTCAACAAAGGACGCGGCTACATCGAGGCCGACCAGCACCCGGTCGACCGCGGCCTTCCCGTCGATCTCGTTCGCATCGACTCGATCTACAATCCGGTCCGCCGCGCCAACTTCACCGTCGCCGAAACGCGCGTCGGGCAGCGCACGGACTACGATCGCCTCGTCCTCACCGTCGAGACCAACGGCACGATCTCGCCGGAAGAGGCGGTCAGCTACGCCGCCGCGCTGGCGCAAACGCACTTCCAGTACTTCGCGGACTTCGGCACGCACGCGCTCGCCCCGATCGGCTTCGACGGCGATTCGGCGTCGGGCGACGGTGCGCGGCTCGGCAGCCTGCTCCGTACCGCGATCGACGACCTCGAGCTGTCGGTCCGCTCGGTGAACTCGCTCAAGAATTCGAACATCCGGACGCTCGGCGACCTGGTTCGCCAGACCGAGAGCCAGATCCTGCAGGTCAAGAATTTTGGAAAGAAGTCGCTCCAGGAGATCGCCGATCTGCTCGAGCGCGAGAGCCTGAATTTCGGGATGCGGTTCGAGGAAGGCGGTGACGGCAGCGTTCGCGTGCTCGATCAGGGCACGCCGCCGAGCCGGGCCGCCGCCGCCGCGCCTGACGACATGGAGGAGTAAGAGCAATGCGGCATCGCAAAGCGGGGCGGCAGCTTCGCCGAACCAGCGAACAGAAGCTCGCGCTTCTGCGAAACCTCGCGTCGTCGCTCATCGAGCACGGCGCCATCGAGACGACCGAGGCGAAGGCCAAAGAGCTCCGCCCGTTCGTCGAGAAGCTCATCACCAAGGCGCGGTCGGGCACCCTGCACGACCGTCGCCTCGCGGTCCGCCACATTCACAAGCGCGAAACCGCCGACAAGCTGTTCCAGGAAGTCGGTCCGGCGTTCGCCAAGCGAAAGGGCGGCTACACCCGAATTCTCAAGACCGGTCACCGGAAGGGCGACGGCGCTGAGATGGCGCGCATCGAGCTCGTCCCCGCCGCGAAGGAGAGCTAACCCAATGGCCATTCAACGCCACAAGTGCTACACCTGCGGCAAGGGCGTCGCGTTCGGGAACAACGTATCCCACGCGAACAACAAGACGCGCCGCACGTGGAAGCCGAACCTGCAGGTCGTCCGTACGATGGTGGACGGGAAGATTCAGAAGGTGAAGGTCTGCACACGTTGCATCGCCGCCGGCAAGATCAAGCGGGCGCCACGCGGGCAGGCGGTCGCCTAACCCGATGCACCGCCGCGACGACACTCGACGCAAGGAAAGGGGAGCTTTCGAAGCTCCCCTTTTTTTCGATATTGATCGCGGCTGGCGGGTGGGTCCCCTCTCGTCGCACCGGTTCCAGTTTTCCGCACACCGCACCTCGCACTCGTCCCATTAGGCCAATGCCTACCGCACTGATTACCGGGGTCACCGGGCAGGACGGCTCGTACCTCGCCGAGTTTCTGCTCGCGAAGGGGTATCGTGTGGTCGGCGTCGTTCGCCGGAGCTCGACGACGCCGTACGAGCGGATCGGACACCTGGTAGACAAGCTCGAGCTAGTGTCGGCTGACCTCCTCGATCAGACGTCGCTCACCGACGTCGTCGCCGAGCACCATCCGGACGAGATCTACAACCTCGCGGCGCAGTCTTTCGTGCAGACGTCGTGGTCGCAGCCTGTGCTGACGGGCGAGTTCACCGCGCTCGGTGTGACGCGAATGCTCGAGGCGATGAAGAAAGCCGCGCCGACCGCGCGCTTCTACCAGGCCAGTTCCAGCGAGATGTTCGGGAAGGTCGTCGAGTCGCCCCAGCGCGAGACGACGCCGTTCTATCCGCGCAGCCCGTACGGCGTCGCCAAGGTGTACGGGCATTGGATCACCGTGAACTACCGCGAGAGCTTCGGTCTCTACGCCGTGTCCGGAATTCTCTTCAACCACGAGAGCCCGCGGCGCGGCCTGGAGTTCGTGACGCGCAAAGTCACCGACGGAGCCGCGCGCATCAAGCTCGGACTCACGAAAGAGCTGCGCCTCGGCAATCTCGATTCGCGGCGCGACTGGGGGTTCGCCGGCGACTACGTGGACGCCATGTGGCGCATGCTGCAGCAGGACGATCCCGACGACTACGTGATCGGCACCGGCCACACGTGCTCCGTGCGCGACCTTTGCGACGCCGCGTTCGGCGCCGTTGGGCTGGACTACAGGAAGTACGTCGTTCAGGATCCGCGATTCATTCGCCCAGCTGAAGTGGACCTGCTGGTCGCCGATGCGTCGAAGGCGGCGCGACAGTTGGATTGGTCGCCCAAGGTGACGTTCAACGAGCTCGTGCGGATGATGGTGGAGGCGGATCTCAAGCGATACGAGGTGCGCCGTTAGATGCGCGCATTGCTGACCGGCGGAGCCGGCTTCGTCGGTCAATGGCTCGCGCGGTCACTCATGCAGCGTGGTGACGACGTCGATCTGGCGGGGATGGGCGCCTCGTTCGAGGGACCGGCGATTCTCACGGCGGAAGAGCGGCGTGCGGCGCGTTGGTTCGCCGCCGACGTTCGAGACGGCGCGGCGCTGGACGCCGCGATCGAGGCAAGCAGGCCCGACGTCGTGTTTCACCTTGCCGGCGTGAGCTTTCCCCCCGACGCCGACCGATCGCCGACGGCCACGCTCGACGTCAACGTGCTCGGCGCGGTGCGCCTGCTCTCGTCCGTCGTTCGCCGTCGCGCAGCCGGCGCTCTGGATCCCCTGATCCTGATCGTCGGCAGCGGTGTTCAGTACGGCCGTCACGACGACTCCGAGATGCCGCTCGACGAGTCGGCCGAACAGCGGCCGGTCAGCACGTACGGCGCATCGAAGGCAGCTCAAGAGACGATCGCTCTCCAGATTTTCCGCGAGACCGGCGTGCGCGTCGTCTGCGTCCGGAGCTTCAATCACTCCGGCATCGGACACGGCGGCCAGTACTTGCTCCCGTCGCTCGTCGCCCGCGCCCGCGGCGTCGGCGCGGGCGCTGCGCCGGCCGTCGCGTTGGGCAACGACGTCGTGCGCGATTACGTGCACGTCGACGACGTCGTGACCGCGTACCTGTTGCTCGCCGAGCGTGGGCGACCGGGCGAGTCGTACAACGTGGCGAGCGGGCGCGGCGTGAGCGCGCGGCAACTCGCGACCGACGTCTTGCACCGAGCGGGCGTGCGCGCCGACATTTCGACGGACGCGGCGCTCGTGCGCCCAACCGACATCCCGACGCTCATCGGATCGCCCGCGAAGCTGTCGCGCGAGACCGGCTGGGCGCCCCGCAAGACGCACCTCGACATCATCGACGACTTGCTTCGCTCCTCCGGCCCAGGCCCGGTTACCGCACATGCCGCGCAGAACTGACCTGCACCGAATTCTCGTGATCGGCTCCGGGCCGATCATCATCGGGCAAGCCGCCGAATTCGACTATTCGGGTACGCAGGCGACCAAGGCGCTCAAGGAAGAGGGCTACGAGGTCATCCTGATCAACTCCAACCCGGCCACGATCATGACCGATCCCGAGTTCGCGGATCGGACGTACATCGAGCCGGTGACGCCGGAGTTCGTCGAGCTGATCATCGAGAGGGAGCGGCCGGACGCGATCCTGCCGACGATGGGCGGGCAGACGGCGCTCAACGTTTCGATGGCGTTGGCGCAATCCGGCGTGCTGGAGAAATACAATGTCGAACTGATTGGCGCGACGGCCGAAGCGATCGCGATCGCCGAAGACCGGAAGCTCTTCTCCGAGGCCATGCACCGCATCGGCCTCGCCGTCGCGGCGGGCGGCATCGCCGAGAGCTACGACGAGGCGGAGAAGATTGTCGAGAAGACCGGCTTCCCGGCCATCATTCGTCCGTCGTTCACGCTCGGCGGGACGGGCGGCGGCATCGCGTACAACTGGGACGAGTTCGAGCAGATCGTGCGCAACGGTCTCGATCTCTCGCCGACGCACCAGGTGCTCGTCGAGCGCAGCGTGATCGGGTGGAAGGAATTCGAGCTCGAGGTGATGCGCGACCACGAGGACAACGTGGTCATCGTCTGCTCGATCGAGAACCTCGATCCGATGGGCGTGCACACGGGCGACTCGATCACGGTCGCGCCGGCGATGACGCTCACGGACCGCGAGTATCAGGTGATGCGCGACGCGGCAGTCGCGATCATTCGTGAGGTCGGGGTCGACGCGGGCGGCTGCAACATTCAGTTCGCCGTGAACCCGCGCGACGGCGAGATGCTCGTCATCGAGATGAATCCGCGGGTCTCTCGCTCCTCGGCGCTGGCGTCGAAGGCGACGGGATTCCCGATCGCCCGCATCGGCGCCAAACTCGCGGTGGGCTACCGTCTCGACGAGATCCCGAACGACATCACGAAGACGACGCCGGCGTCGTTCGAGCCCGTGCTCGACTACGTCGTGGTGAAGATTCCGCGCTTCGCATTCGAGAAATTCCCGTCGGCGAGCCCGTATCTCACGACGCAGATGAAGTCCGTCGGCGAGGCGATGGCGATCGGGCGCACGTTCAAGGAGGCGTTTCAGAAGGGGCTGCGCGCCCTCGAAACGGGACGCCCGGGCTGGGCGACTGCCGCGAGGCCGCAGGACGACCGCTTGCCCGACGACACCGTCGAGGCGCTCCGCGGCGCGCTTCGCCAACCGACGCCGGAACGAATCTTCCAAGTCAAGCGCGCCTTCGAGCGCGGTCTGACCGTCGACGACGTCTACGAGCTCACGGCGATCGATCCGTGGTTCCTGCACCAATTGTCCGAGCTGATCGACGCCGAGCGCGCGTATGCGTCGCTGGTCGAGGTCACCGAAACCGACATGCGACGCATGAAACGCATGGGCTTCTCGGACCGTCAACTCGCGACGCTGCGCGACGAGACCGAGCGCGAAGCGCGAGAGCGTAGATGGGCGCACGGAGTGCGCCCCGCATATAAGATGGTCGACACGTGCGCCGGCGAGTTTCCGTCCGCGACGCCGTATCTCTACAGCTCGTACGACGAGGAGACCGAAGCGCCCCGATCCGGACGACGCTCGGTCGTGATCCTCGGCAGCGGTCCAAATCGGATCGGGCAGGGCGTCGAGTTCGACTACTGCTGCGTGCGAGCGGTGATCGCGCTGCGGCAGCGCGGGTTCGAGACGATCATGATCAACTCGAACCCCGAGACCGTCTCCACCGACTTCGACACCTCGGACAAGCTCTATTTCGAGCCGCTCACGCTCGAGGACGTGCTGGAGATCGTCGCTCGCGAACAGCCCGAGGGTGTCGTCGTACAACTCGGCGGACAGACGCCGCTCAAGCTGACACGCGACCTCGAGGCGGCCGGTGTGCCGATTCTCGGAACGTCGCCCGACGCGATCGACATCGCCGAGGATCGGCGGCGGTTCGAGAAGATCGCGCGCGAGCTGGGACTCGAGCAACCGGCGAACGGCACGGCGACGAGCGTCGAAGAGGCGCTCGCCGCGGCCGAGTCGATCGGGTATCCCGTGTTGGTTCGGCCGTCGTACGTGCTCGGCGGGCGCGCGATGCAGATCGTCTATGACGCGTCGTCGCTCCAGGAGTACTTCGTAAAGGCGGCGCGCGTGTCGGAGGAACGTCCGGTGCTGATCGACCGGTTTCTCGAGGACGCCTTCGAGTGCGACGTCGACGCGATCTCCGACGGCACGCGCGTCGTGATCGGCGGCATCATGCAGCACATCGAAGACGCCGGGATCCACTCCGGCGACTCGGCGTGCGTGCTGCCGCCGTACCTGGTCGGCGAGACCGACCTGCAGGCGATGCGCGAGCAGACGGTCGCGCTGGCTCAAGCGCTCGGCGTCGTTGGCTTGATCAACGTGCAGTACGCGATCAAGAACCGCGTCGTGTACGTGCTCGAGGTGAATCCGCGAGCGAGCCGCACGATTCCGTTCGTGTCGAAGGCGATCGGCGTTCCATTGGCGTCGCTGGCCGCGCGCGTCATGCTGGGCGAGACGCTCGACGACATCGGGTTCACCGAGGAGATCGTGCCGCCCTACGTTTCGGTGAAAGAGGCCGTGTTCCCGTTCAACAAGTTCGCCGGCACGGATCCCATTCTCGGCCCCGAGATGCGATCCACGGGCGAGGTGATGGGCATCTCCGACTCGTTCGGGTCGGCCTTCGCGAAGTCTCAGCTGGCGGCGTCGAACGGGTTGCCGCTCGAGGGCGTGGTCCTGATCACCGTGATCGACTCCGACAAGCCCACCGTCACGCCGATCGCGCGCCGGTTCCACGAGATGGGCTTCGAGATCATGGCCACCGCGGGGACGGCGGCGTACTTGCGTGCCCGGGGAATCCCGGCGCAGCGCGTGTTCAAGGTCCACGAAGGGCGCCCAAACTGTCTGGACATGATTGTGAATCGAGACGTGCAGTTGCTCGTCAATACCCCTATGGGAAAGCACGCGCAGCTGGACGACTATTTGCTGCGGCAGGCGGCGATCGTGAACCGGGTGTCGTACACAACGACGATGTCCGCCGCGAACGCGGCGTCCGATGCGATCCTGTCGCTTCGGTCGCGACGGCCGCGCGTGCAGTCGCTCCAGGAATGGCAGGCGTCGCTGCCTGACGCGCCGACCACGCCGGGCGTCGCGACGGGAGTGAGCGCGTGACCGATGGGCGGGAGGGCGTGTTCATCCACGAGTCGGCGTACGTGGACGAGGGAGCGGTGGTCGGCGCCGGCACCAAGATCTGGCACTTCTGTCACGTCATGCCCGGTGCCGTGATCGGCGAGCGCTGCAGCCTCGGCCAGAACGTCGTCGTGATGAACGGGACGAAGATGGGACGGAACTGCAAGATCCAAAACAACGTGTCGATCTACGAGGGCGTGGAGCTCGAGGACGACGTGTTCTGCGGCCCGTCGATGGTGTTCACGAATGTGATGAATCCGCGGAGTCACGTTCCGCGGCGCAACGAATATCGCCGGACACTCGTGCGACGGGGCGCGTCGATCGGCGCGAACGCCACGATCGTCTGTGGCGTCACGCTGGGCGAATACGCGTTCGTCGGCGCGGGCGCCGTCGTGACGAAAGACGTACAGCCGTACGCGCTCATGGCCGGAGTCCCGGCGCGGCGCATCGGCTGGATGTGTCAATGCGGAGAGCGCTTGTCCGACCGCGGCGAAGGACGCTGCGCGGCGTGCGGCACGACGTACGAGAGGGCCGGCGACGGAATCCGCGAGATAGCCCGAGGAACACCGGTAGGGGCAGGGGAGAACAGACAATGAGCGGAGACGACCTGTCCAACCGATCGTTCCGCGTCGCGCTGGTCGGCTGCGGGCGAATCAGCAAGACGCACTTCGAGGCGCTGAAGAAGGTCGAGGGGCTCCCGGTGACCGCGGTGTGCGACATCGACGCGACTCGCGCGCAAAGCGCCGGCGAGGCGTTGGGGGTGCCGTGGTACCGCACGCTCGACGAGATGCTCAAGACGTCCGGTCCCGAGATCGACATCGTGTCGATCTGCACGCCGTCCGGTTTGCACGCGGCGCAGGGCGCGGTGGTCGCGCGCGCGGGCAAGCACGTCGTGAGCGAGAAGCCAATGGCGTTGTCGCTCGCGCAGGCGGACAGCCTCATGCGCGCGTGCGAGGCGGCGGGCGTGCAGTTGTTCGTCATCAAACAGAATCGCCTCAACCCTCCGGTCCAGCTCCTCAAGCGCGCGATCGACAAGGAGCGGTTCGGACGGATCTATCTCGCGAACGTGACGGTGCGCTGGCAGCGGCCGCAGGAGTACTACGACGCCGAGCCGTGGCGCGGTACCTGGGAATTCGACGGCGGCGCGATCATGAACCAGGCGTCCCACTACGTGGACCTGATTCAGTGGCTCGTCGGCCCGGTCGAGAGCGTGATGGCGAAGACCGCGACGCAGGCGCGGCGCATCGAAGCCGAAGACTCCGGCGTCGCCATCCTCAAGTTCCGCTCGGGAGCGCTGGGCGTCATCGAAGTGAACGTCCTCACCTACCCGAAGAACCTCGAAGGA contains the following coding sequences:
- a CDS encoding orotidine 5'-phosphate decarboxylase / HUMPS family protein, whose product is AEAWGRGASLDVEAEVLRLAEGAAEAGIDGVVCGGSEAGAVSRRFGDRLSILVPGVRAAGEGSQDQARVVTPREAATAGARYVVVGRMVTGAPDRRQAMRAVALELGSGVA
- the rpmJ gene encoding 50S ribosomal protein L36, producing MKVRTSVKPICEHCKVVKRNGVTRIICKRNPKHKQRQG
- the rpsM gene encoding 30S ribosomal protein S13, which codes for MARIAGVDLPRDKKVEIGLTYIYGIGRKNAAEIIKKSGVDAALRVRDLTDADVNKIRGAIEREYKVEGALRTEVAMNIKRLMDIGSYRGIRHRKGLPVRGQRTHTNARTKKGPRRAIAGKKKVTK
- the rpsK gene encoding 30S ribosomal protein S11, producing the protein MATGKKAKRVVEAEGIAHVSATFNNTTITITDSHGNAVSWGSSGKAGFKGSKKSTPFAATVAAEQCAREALTAGVKRVHVRVQGPGSGRESAIQALATAGLQVKSIKDVTPIPHNGCRPPKRRRV
- the rpsD gene encoding 30S ribosomal protein S4, giving the protein MGRYTGSSCKQCRREGTKLFLKGSKCYTEKCPVERRPYAPGQHGQSTARRRKSSEYSKQLREKQKIKRIYGLSEQQFRNTFEKVTTLPGITGHNLLAALESRLDNMIYRMGFAASRKGARQLIRHRHVEVNGRTVDIPSFAVAPGQEVRIRQKSREIVPVLQSMEQSSRAPSLSWLAVDRDTFSGRMLERPQRPSIPIAAQEQLVVELYSK
- a CDS encoding DNA-directed RNA polymerase subunit alpha; its protein translation is MPNTIDLRGLVRPQLVESTKRDDNPNVAEFRLQPLERGFGHTLGNSMRRMLLSSLRGSAVWAFRIDGVVHEHQTIPGVVEDVHQIIANLKSLTLILADDVEEVVLHITRTEAGPVTAGDISASGGARIIEPGHHLFTLQDDRDLNVDLYVNKGRGYIEADQHPVDRGLPVDLVRIDSIYNPVRRANFTVAETRVGQRTDYDRLVLTVETNGTISPEEAVSYAAALAQTHFQYFADFGTHALAPIGFDGDSASGDGARLGSLLRTAIDDLELSVRSVNSLKNSNIRTLGDLVRQTESQILQVKNFGKKSLQEIADLLERESLNFGMRFEEGGDGSVRVLDQGTPPSRAAAAAPDDMEE
- the rplQ gene encoding 50S ribosomal protein L17, translated to MRHRKAGRQLRRTSEQKLALLRNLASSLIEHGAIETTEAKAKELRPFVEKLITKARSGTLHDRRLAVRHIHKRETADKLFQEVGPAFAKRKGGYTRILKTGHRKGDGAEMARIELVPAAKES
- the rpmB gene encoding 50S ribosomal protein L28 — encoded protein: MAIQRHKCYTCGKGVAFGNNVSHANNKTRRTWKPNLQVVRTMVDGKIQKVKVCTRCIAAGKIKRAPRGQAVA
- the gmd gene encoding GDP-mannose 4,6-dehydratase is translated as MPTALITGVTGQDGSYLAEFLLAKGYRVVGVVRRSSTTPYERIGHLVDKLELVSADLLDQTSLTDVVAEHHPDEIYNLAAQSFVQTSWSQPVLTGEFTALGVTRMLEAMKKAAPTARFYQASSSEMFGKVVESPQRETTPFYPRSPYGVAKVYGHWITVNYRESFGLYAVSGILFNHESPRRGLEFVTRKVTDGAARIKLGLTKELRLGNLDSRRDWGFAGDYVDAMWRMLQQDDPDDYVIGTGHTCSVRDLCDAAFGAVGLDYRKYVVQDPRFIRPAEVDLLVADASKAARQLDWSPKVTFNELVRMMVEADLKRYEVRR
- a CDS encoding GDP-mannose 4,6-dehydratase, translated to MRALLTGGAGFVGQWLARSLMQRGDDVDLAGMGASFEGPAILTAEERRAARWFAADVRDGAALDAAIEASRPDVVFHLAGVSFPPDADRSPTATLDVNVLGAVRLLSSVVRRRAAGALDPLILIVGSGVQYGRHDDSEMPLDESAEQRPVSTYGASKAAQETIALQIFRETGVRVVCVRSFNHSGIGHGGQYLLPSLVARARGVGAGAAPAVALGNDVVRDYVHVDDVVTAYLLLAERGRPGESYNVASGRGVSARQLATDVLHRAGVRADISTDAALVRPTDIPTLIGSPAKLSRETGWAPRKTHLDIIDDLLRSSGPGPVTAHAAQN
- the carB gene encoding carbamoyl-phosphate synthase large subunit yields the protein MPRRTDLHRILVIGSGPIIIGQAAEFDYSGTQATKALKEEGYEVILINSNPATIMTDPEFADRTYIEPVTPEFVELIIERERPDAILPTMGGQTALNVSMALAQSGVLEKYNVELIGATAEAIAIAEDRKLFSEAMHRIGLAVAAGGIAESYDEAEKIVEKTGFPAIIRPSFTLGGTGGGIAYNWDEFEQIVRNGLDLSPTHQVLVERSVIGWKEFELEVMRDHEDNVVIVCSIENLDPMGVHTGDSITVAPAMTLTDREYQVMRDAAVAIIREVGVDAGGCNIQFAVNPRDGEMLVIEMNPRVSRSSALASKATGFPIARIGAKLAVGYRLDEIPNDITKTTPASFEPVLDYVVVKIPRFAFEKFPSASPYLTTQMKSVGEAMAIGRTFKEAFQKGLRALETGRPGWATAARPQDDRLPDDTVEALRGALRQPTPERIFQVKRAFERGLTVDDVYELTAIDPWFLHQLSELIDAERAYASLVEVTETDMRRMKRMGFSDRQLATLRDETEREARERRWAHGVRPAYKMVDTCAGEFPSATPYLYSSYDEETEAPRSGRRSVVILGSGPNRIGQGVEFDYCCVRAVIALRQRGFETIMINSNPETVSTDFDTSDKLYFEPLTLEDVLEIVAREQPEGVVVQLGGQTPLKLTRDLEAAGVPILGTSPDAIDIAEDRRRFEKIARELGLEQPANGTATSVEEALAAAESIGYPVLVRPSYVLGGRAMQIVYDASSLQEYFVKAARVSEERPVLIDRFLEDAFECDVDAISDGTRVVIGGIMQHIEDAGIHSGDSACVLPPYLVGETDLQAMREQTVALAQALGVVGLINVQYAIKNRVVYVLEVNPRASRTIPFVSKAIGVPLASLAARVMLGETLDDIGFTEEIVPPYVSVKEAVFPFNKFAGTDPILGPEMRSTGEVMGISDSFGSAFAKSQLAASNGLPLEGVVLITVIDSDKPTVTPIARRFHEMGFEIMATAGTAAYLRARGIPAQRVFKVHEGRPNCLDMIVNRDVQLLVNTPMGKHAQLDDYLLRQAAIVNRVSYTTTMSAANAASDAILSLRSRRPRVQSLQEWQASLPDAPTTPGVATGVSA
- a CDS encoding DapH/DapD/GlmU-related protein, whose product is MTDGREGVFIHESAYVDEGAVVGAGTKIWHFCHVMPGAVIGERCSLGQNVVVMNGTKMGRNCKIQNNVSIYEGVELEDDVFCGPSMVFTNVMNPRSHVPRRNEYRRTLVRRGASIGANATIVCGVTLGEYAFVGAGAVVTKDVQPYALMAGVPARRIGWMCQCGERLSDRGEGRCAACGTTYERAGDGIREIARGTPVGAGENRQ
- a CDS encoding Gfo/Idh/MocA family oxidoreductase yields the protein MSGDDLSNRSFRVALVGCGRISKTHFEALKKVEGLPVTAVCDIDATRAQSAGEALGVPWYRTLDEMLKTSGPEIDIVSICTPSGLHAAQGAVVARAGKHVVSEKPMALSLAQADSLMRACEAAGVQLFVIKQNRLNPPVQLLKRAIDKERFGRIYLANVTVRWQRPQEYYDAEPWRGTWEFDGGAIMNQASHYVDLIQWLVGPVESVMAKTATQARRIEAEDSGVAILKFRSGALGVIEVNVLTYPKNLEGSITILGERGSVKIGGTAVNKIVHWDFADADPDDALVESANTNPPNVYGFGHEGYYRNVLAVLRGEARPETDGRAGRKSLELILGIYESDRMMREVLIPRRDESSGGGIR